From a single Paraburkholderia sp. FT54 genomic region:
- a CDS encoding LysR family transcriptional regulator, producing the protein MTSSIQPDDLAFFSTLAASGSLTAAARELGLSTAAVSKHLAQMESRAAVSLVNRTTRRMSLTPEGELYLTRARRILSEMDDLAQLLGGSQAAPKGLLRVNATLGFGRSHVAPMISKFVQRFPEVDVQLQLSVDPPPLSDDAFDVCVRFGEPPDARVIARRVASNRRLLCASPRYLAERRAPRGPAELAQHNCIGIRQGGDAYGVWRLTSGRGAAEKTETVRVRGNLTTNDGEIAVKWALDGHGILMRAEWDIAEYLADGRLVHVLPDYRTPGADIYAMYPQQLQMTARVKAFVDMLVETLGAR; encoded by the coding sequence TTTTTTCTCCACGCTCGCAGCGAGCGGCAGCCTGACGGCGGCTGCGCGCGAACTCGGCCTGAGCACGGCGGCCGTGAGCAAGCATCTGGCGCAGATGGAATCGCGGGCGGCCGTCTCGCTGGTCAACCGCACGACGCGGCGTATGAGCCTCACGCCGGAAGGTGAGCTATATCTGACGCGCGCGCGGCGCATTTTGAGCGAAATGGACGACCTCGCGCAGTTGCTCGGCGGCTCGCAGGCGGCGCCGAAGGGCCTGCTGCGCGTGAATGCGACGCTCGGTTTCGGCCGCAGCCACGTGGCCCCGATGATTTCGAAGTTCGTGCAGCGCTTTCCCGAGGTGGACGTGCAATTGCAGCTTTCGGTCGACCCGCCGCCGCTCAGCGACGACGCCTTCGACGTATGCGTGCGTTTCGGTGAACCGCCGGATGCCCGCGTGATCGCGCGCCGGGTTGCGTCGAACCGGCGCCTGCTGTGCGCCTCGCCGCGCTATCTTGCCGAGCGGCGGGCGCCGCGCGGTCCGGCGGAGTTGGCGCAGCACAATTGCATCGGCATTCGCCAGGGCGGCGACGCTTACGGCGTCTGGCGTCTGACCAGCGGACGCGGCGCCGCGGAAAAGACCGAGACGGTGCGCGTGCGTGGCAACCTCACCACCAACGACGGCGAAATCGCGGTGAAGTGGGCGCTGGACGGGCACGGCATTCTGATGCGCGCAGAATGGGATATCGCGGAGTATCTCGCCGACGGCCGCCTCGTCCACGTGCTGCCTGACTACCGCACGCCGGGCGCGGATATCTATGCAATGTACCCGCAGCAGTTACAGATGACGGCGCGGGTCAAGGCTTTCGTCGACATGCTGGTGGAGACGCTTGGCGCGCGTTGA